The following proteins come from a genomic window of Campylobacter sp. RM16189:
- the ilvD gene encoding dihydroxy-acid dehydratase, whose translation MRSDIIKKGYTRAPHRSLLRATGLKDEDFDKPFIGIANSFIEIIPGHFFLNRYSEILKDEIRKNGCVPFEFNCIGVDDGIAMGHGGMLYSLPSREIIANSVETVMNAHALDALVCMPNCDKIVPGMVMGALRVNVPTVFVSGGPMKKGYTKDGRPIDLATAFEAVGKFETKEISEAELKDIECNACPSGGSCSGMFTANSMNTLCEAMGIALSGNGTILALTPEREELVRKAARRICEIALDERFKIRNILNAKAVRNALVVDMAMGGSSNTVLHMLAIAREAGVDLQISELNEISSNIAHIAKISPSLPNVHMEDVGRAGGMNAVIKEISRRDNGMLYLENLTVSGETLGERVGLSEIKDESVIHKVENAYSQVGGLAILFGNLAEQGCVIKTAGIVGERKFSGKAVCFNSQDEAIEGISSGKVNKGDVVVIRYEGPRGGPGMQEMLSPTSLIMGRGLGADVALITDGRFSGATRGLSIGHVSPEAAEGGMIGLLRDGDIIDIDVDTYSINVRLDEAEILRRRAEFTPLEKELNSRWLRQYRKLVTNASSGAILEA comes from the coding sequence ATGAGAAGCGATATCATAAAAAAAGGCTACACAAGAGCGCCTCATCGCTCGCTTTTACGCGCTACTGGGCTTAAAGACGAAGATTTTGATAAGCCGTTTATCGGCATCGCAAACAGCTTTATCGAGATAATTCCCGGGCATTTTTTCCTAAATCGCTACTCTGAAATTTTAAAAGACGAAATTCGTAAAAACGGCTGTGTGCCGTTTGAATTTAACTGCATAGGCGTAGATGACGGTATCGCGATGGGGCATGGCGGTATGCTTTATAGCTTGCCAAGCCGCGAGATCATAGCAAATTCGGTTGAAACGGTTATGAATGCGCACGCACTTGACGCACTTGTTTGTATGCCAAACTGCGACAAGATCGTGCCTGGAATGGTTATGGGCGCACTTAGAGTAAATGTACCGACCGTATTTGTAAGCGGCGGACCGATGAAAAAGGGCTACACTAAAGACGGACGCCCGATTGATCTTGCTACGGCGTTTGAAGCAGTGGGCAAATTTGAGACCAAAGAGATAAGCGAAGCCGAGTTAAAAGATATCGAGTGTAACGCCTGTCCTAGCGGTGGAAGTTGTAGCGGAATGTTTACGGCAAACTCCATGAATACGCTTTGCGAGGCGATGGGTATAGCGCTAAGCGGCAACGGCACGATACTGGCTCTTACACCTGAGCGAGAAGAGCTCGTGCGAAAAGCGGCGCGTAGAATTTGCGAGATCGCGCTTGATGAGAGATTTAAAATTCGCAACATCCTAAACGCAAAAGCCGTTAGAAACGCACTTGTAGTTGATATGGCGATGGGCGGAAGCAGTAATACCGTGCTTCATATGCTTGCTATCGCGCGTGAAGCAGGAGTAGATCTGCAAATTTCAGAGCTAAATGAAATAAGCTCAAACATCGCTCACATAGCCAAGATAAGCCCAAGCTTGCCAAACGTGCATATGGAAGATGTGGGGCGAGCTGGCGGTATGAACGCCGTGATAAAGGAAATTTCACGCCGCGATAACGGAATGCTGTACTTAGAAAATTTAACCGTTTCGGGCGAAACCTTAGGCGAGCGCGTGGGGCTTAGCGAGATAAAAGATGAAAGCGTGATTCATAAAGTCGAAAATGCCTATTCACAAGTTGGCGGGCTGGCGATTTTGTTTGGAAATTTAGCCGAGCAAGGATGTGTGATAAAGACGGCAGGCATCGTGGGAGAGCGTAAATTTAGCGGTAAGGCGGTTTGTTTTAACTCTCAAGATGAGGCGATAGAGGGGATTTCAAGCGGTAAAGTAAATAAGGGTGACGTGGTCGTCATACGATACGAAGGTCCGCGCGGAGGACCCGGAATGCAAGAGATGCTAAGCCCTACTAGCCTAATAATGGGTCGCGGGCTTGGTGCGGACGTGGCGCTGATAACGGACGGACGCTTTAGCGGTGCAACAAGAGGACTGAGCATAGGGCACGTAAGCCCCGAAGCTGCTGAAGGCGGTATGATAGGACTACTTCGTGACGGCGATATAATCGATATAGACGTCGATACTTATAGTATAAATGTGCGCTTAGACGAGGCTGAAATTTTACGTCGTCGCGCAGAATTTACGCCGCTTGAAAAGGAGCTAAATTCTCGCTGGTTAAGACAATATCGCAAGCTTGTGACAAATGCGAGCAGCGGAGCGATTTTGGAAGCTTAA
- a CDS encoding tetratricopeptide repeat protein, whose product MKILVVFLSFFAILLANECVDASSCFEEGSKAAFSGDYMLSNKFYKKACEMGHQGACERMKEYEDKKEAINMQVSAEQFNIVKKSCEGGDVKQCESLATFYMSGKGTKQDYKSAYEIAKSWCDKGEAKFCTLAGMLNDDGVLGEANYQEAMKYYEKACEKLDAQACTNLGLIYISGRGVSADMNLGVSYVNKGCENGDVNGCVVLGEFYFKNKDYDKAKPYLKATCENGNGVSCMYMGIALMPKDFRGQISVEAAAYFDRACKLGIKEGCL is encoded by the coding sequence ATGAAAATTTTAGTAGTGTTTTTAAGCTTTTTTGCAATACTTCTGGCAAATGAATGCGTTGATGCAAGTAGTTGTTTTGAAGAGGGTAGCAAGGCGGCATTTTCAGGAGATTATATGCTATCTAATAAATTTTATAAAAAAGCTTGTGAAATGGGGCATCAGGGTGCTTGTGAAAGAATGAAAGAGTATGAGGACAAAAAAGAGGCGATAAATATGCAAGTCTCTGCTGAGCAGTTTAATATAGTTAAAAAATCCTGTGAAGGCGGAGATGTAAAACAGTGTGAGAGCTTGGCTACATTTTATATGTCCGGAAAAGGAACAAAACAAGATTATAAGTCAGCTTATGAGATAGCTAAGAGTTGGTGCGATAAGGGAGAGGCGAAATTTTGTACTCTTGCAGGAATGCTTAATGATGATGGAGTTCTTGGTGAGGCTAATTATCAAGAGGCTATGAAGTATTATGAAAAGGCTTGTGAAAAGCTAGATGCTCAAGCTTGTACAAATTTAGGTCTTATCTATATCTCTGGGCGTGGTGTGAGCGCCGATATGAATCTTGGAGTATCTTATGTCAACAAAGGCTGCGAGAATGGCGATGTAAATGGCTGTGTGGTGCTTGGAGAATTTTACTTCAAAAATAAAGATTACGATAAGGCTAAGCCGTATTTAAAGGCTACTTGCGAGAATGGAAACGGCGTTTCTTGCATGTATATGGGTATAGCCTTGATGCCAAAGGATTTTAGGGGTCAAATAAGCGTAGAGGCCGCTGCATACTTCGATAGAGCTTGTAAGCTAGGTATTAAAGAGGGGTGTTTGTAA
- a CDS encoding cytochrome d ubiquinol oxidase subunit II, with the protein MLSLSHEILQIYWWVIVSLLGGLLVFMMFVQGGQTLIFGLPKSEIEKDMIINSVGRKWELTFTTLVMFGGACFAAFPLFYATSFGGAYWVWLAILFCFILQAVSYEYRKKPDNFLGQKTYEIFLYTNGSLGVILIGMAVSTFFSGSDFTLGEHNFVEWKTPYRGLEALANPLLYPLGIAMFFLSRVGGALYLINNISDENFRAKARKAVLKNTILFLPFFLMFIIWIFTKTGFEYDAEGIVSLVGFKYALNLVKMPIVTLIMLIGLGLVLYGIYKGAFTKSIYGVVPYGIGVVFVVMGLFLIAGLNNTAFYPSFSNLQSSLTIKNASSSHYTLGVMAYVSLIVPFVLAYIFVVWRAIDSRKITQDEIKNDHHAY; encoded by the coding sequence ATGCTTAGTTTATCACACGAAATACTTCAAATTTATTGGTGGGTTATAGTTAGCTTGCTAGGCGGGCTTTTGGTGTTTATGATGTTTGTTCAGGGCGGGCAAACACTCATATTTGGGCTGCCTAAGAGCGAAATAGAAAAAGACATGATAATAAATTCCGTGGGTCGCAAATGGGAGCTTACATTTACTACCCTTGTCATGTTCGGAGGAGCATGCTTTGCTGCATTTCCGCTCTTTTATGCTACTAGCTTTGGTGGGGCGTATTGGGTGTGGCTGGCAATTTTATTTTGCTTTATTTTGCAAGCCGTTAGTTACGAGTATAGAAAAAAACCGGACAATTTTTTAGGTCAAAAAACTTATGAAATTTTTCTTTATACAAACGGCTCGCTTGGAGTTATTTTAATAGGAATGGCCGTTAGCACATTTTTTTCAGGAAGCGACTTTACACTAGGCGAGCATAACTTCGTGGAGTGGAAAACTCCATATAGAGGTCTTGAGGCACTTGCCAATCCCCTACTCTATCCCCTTGGAATTGCGATGTTTTTCCTATCTCGCGTAGGCGGGGCTTTATATCTAATCAATAATATCTCGGATGAAAATTTTAGAGCAAAAGCCAGAAAAGCTGTTCTAAAAAATACTATTTTGTTCCTACCATTTTTCTTAATGTTTATAATCTGGATATTTACAAAAACAGGCTTTGAATATGATGCAGAAGGCATAGTAAGTCTAGTAGGCTTTAAATACGCTCTAAATTTAGTAAAAATGCCAATCGTTACTCTTATAATGTTAATAGGACTTGGACTTGTGCTATATGGAATTTATAAAGGCGCATTTACTAAAAGCATTTACGGAGTAGTTCCTTACGGAATCGGAGTAGTATTTGTAGTAATGGGGCTATTTTTGATAGCGGGGTTAAATAATACGGCCTTTTATCCGTCTTTTTCAAATTTGCAAAGCTCGCTAACTATAAAGAATGCAAGCTCTAGCCACTACACTCTTGGAGTGATGGCTTACGTAAGTCTTATTGTGCCATTTGTATTGGCATATATCTTTGTGGTTTGGAGAGCTATAGATAGTCGCAAAATCACTCAAGATGAGATCAAAAACGATCACCACGCATACTAA
- a CDS encoding cytochrome ubiquinol oxidase subunit I, translating into MSELASVDWSRAQFALTAIYHFLFVPLTLGLSFIIAIMESIYVKTGNEQWKHITKFWLKLFAINFAIGVATGIIMEFEFGTNWANYSWFVGDIFGAPLAIEGLLAFFLESTFFAVMFFGWDKVSKKFHLISTWLVAIGSNLSALWILIANGWMQYPIGMKFNPDTARMEMQNFFEVALSPVGIIKFLHTVTSGYVISALFVIGISAWFILKGRHIIMAKKSMIVAASFGLVTSLFLLFSGDESGFQVTRTQPMKLAAMEGLYEGDSRQGLVMFGMLKPDKQPGDGQSPFMFDVEIPYMLSLIGKRDINAFIPGIDDLVFGNEKRNIESVSSKMTKGKIAVDALRTYQEAKKAGDKEAMAKAQNLLEANMNFLGYGYLEKPTDAVPPVALTFYSFRIMVMLGTYFIALFFVVMYLCMANNIESFKKLLWICVWTIPLGYIAAEAGWIVAEVGRQPWAIQDLMTVGVGATNLGSVNVKISFTLFAILFTALLIAEIKIMLKQIKIGFESHA; encoded by the coding sequence ATGTCCGAATTAGCATCTGTCGATTGGTCTAGAGCGCAGTTTGCACTAACTGCTATCTATCACTTCCTGTTCGTTCCTCTGACATTAGGACTTAGCTTTATCATAGCTATTATGGAGAGTATTTATGTCAAAACCGGAAATGAGCAGTGGAAGCATATAACTAAATTTTGGCTTAAACTTTTTGCAATAAATTTTGCAATAGGTGTTGCGACTGGTATCATCATGGAGTTTGAATTCGGTACAAACTGGGCGAACTATAGCTGGTTCGTAGGCGATATATTCGGTGCACCGCTTGCTATAGAAGGACTTTTGGCATTCTTCCTTGAAAGTACATTTTTTGCGGTTATGTTCTTTGGTTGGGATAAAGTTAGCAAAAAATTTCACCTAATCTCAACATGGCTTGTGGCTATAGGATCAAATTTAAGCGCACTTTGGATTTTGATAGCAAACGGTTGGATGCAGTATCCAATAGGGATGAAATTTAATCCGGACACCGCAAGAATGGAGATGCAAAACTTCTTTGAAGTGGCATTAAGTCCTGTTGGAATTATTAAATTTTTACACACAGTAACAAGCGGATATGTTATCTCGGCTCTATTTGTGATAGGAATTTCAGCCTGGTTTATCCTAAAAGGAAGACATATTATAATGGCTAAAAAAAGCATGATAGTAGCGGCGAGCTTTGGCCTTGTAACTTCTTTATTCTTGCTATTTAGCGGTGACGAGAGCGGATTTCAAGTAACCAGAACTCAACCGATGAAGCTTGCGGCCATGGAAGGACTTTACGAGGGAGATAGCAGACAAGGACTTGTGATGTTTGGAATGCTTAAGCCAGACAAACAACCAGGAGACGGACAAAGTCCTTTTATGTTTGACGTAGAGATACCTTATATGCTCTCGCTTATAGGCAAAAGAGATATAAACGCTTTTATTCCCGGTATTGACGATTTAGTTTTTGGAAATGAAAAGCGTAATATAGAGAGCGTAAGTAGCAAGATGACAAAGGGTAAGATCGCCGTAGACGCACTAAGAACATATCAAGAGGCTAAAAAGGCAGGCGATAAAGAAGCTATGGCGAAAGCGCAAAATCTTCTTGAAGCCAATATGAATTTCTTAGGCTACGGATATCTAGAAAAACCGACAGATGCTGTGCCTCCTGTAGCATTGACCTTTTACAGCTTTAGAATTATGGTTATGCTTGGCACATACTTTATAGCTCTATTTTTCGTAGTTATGTATCTATGTATGGCAAATAATATCGAAAGCTTCAAAAAGCTTCTTTGGATATGCGTATGGACTATTCCTCTTGGGTATATCGCAGCAGAAGCTGGATGGATAGTAGCCGAAGTCGGGCGTCAGCCGTGGGCTATACAAGATCTGATGACGGTAGGCGTAGGTGCTACAAATTTAGGTAGTGTAAATGTCAAAATCTCATTTACGCTATTTGCGATACTTTTCACGGCACTATTGATAGCCGAGATAAAAATAATGTTAAAACAAATAAAGATAGGATTTGAAAGCCATGCTTAG
- a CDS encoding DUF4492 domain-containing protein has translation MIKKYLKNISELYIDGFKNMRLGKSLWLLIAIKLVIMFGILKVFIFDENLNTKFNTNEEKADFVILNLTKE, from the coding sequence ATGATTAAAAAATACCTTAAAAATATCTCCGAACTATATATAGACGGCTTTAAGAATATGAGGCTTGGCAAGAGTTTATGGCTTCTTATAGCGATAAAACTTGTAATAATGTTTGGGATACTTAAAGTCTTTATCTTTGATGAAAATTTAAATACAAAATTTAATACAAACGAAGAAAAGGCTGACTTCGTTATATTAAATTTAACAAAGGAATAA
- a CDS encoding CTP synthase gives MDEVNKKAQDSQTKYIFITGGVLSSLGKGIAAASIATLLKNTGLKVSMLKADPYINVDPGTMSPLEHGEVFVTDDGAETDLDLGHYERFLDKSLSQDNSFTTGRVYSSVIEKERRGDYKGKTIQVIPHIVGEIVERIKKAGRGQDILIVEIGGTVGDIEGLPFLEAIRALRIEAGRKNAMNIHLTLVPFIKVAGELKTKPTQHSVGELRRIGISPDMIICRSEQPLNRDLKDKIASSCGVERNCVIESLDALSIYQVPLAFLKQDILTPIAELLELGDLKVNMETWDSLVKRIIAPTKETAIAFVGKYVDLKESYKSLTESIIHAGANLDTRVNLKWIDSEKIESENVDELLRDVDGVLVAGGFGERGISGKIEAIKFAREHKIPYLGICLGMQLAMIEFAKNVLHLEDANSVEFNQECTNPIIYLIDSFIDANGEKQIRTYQTPIGGTMRLGAYTCDIKPNSLLSKIYSGSKQVKERHRHRYEANPKYRAEFEGAGMIVSGESEGLIEAIELNSHPWFLGVQFHPEFTSRLVKPNPVILSFIDASIKNHVE, from the coding sequence ATGGATGAGGTAAATAAAAAAGCTCAAGATTCTCAAACCAAGTATATTTTTATAACTGGTGGCGTTTTGAGTTCTCTTGGAAAGGGTATTGCGGCGGCAAGTATTGCAACCTTGCTTAAAAATACGGGATTAAAAGTAAGTATGCTCAAAGCGGATCCTTATATCAACGTAGACCCCGGCACTATGAGCCCTCTTGAGCATGGAGAGGTTTTTGTAACTGATGACGGTGCAGAGACCGATCTTGATCTGGGTCATTATGAGAGATTTTTGGATAAGAGTCTTAGTCAGGATAATAGCTTTACTACTGGTAGAGTATATAGCTCGGTTATCGAAAAAGAGCGCAGAGGCGATTATAAGGGCAAAACTATTCAAGTTATTCCTCATATCGTGGGTGAAATTGTAGAGCGTATCAAAAAGGCTGGCAGAGGACAAGATATCTTAATAGTAGAGATCGGCGGAACCGTAGGAGATATAGAAGGACTACCTTTTTTAGAGGCGATTCGAGCTCTACGTATAGAAGCAGGCAGAAAGAATGCGATGAATATTCATCTAACTCTTGTGCCTTTTATTAAAGTTGCGGGAGAGCTTAAAACCAAACCTACTCAGCATAGCGTAGGAGAGCTAAGGCGTATAGGAATAAGTCCTGATATGATAATTTGCAGAAGCGAGCAGCCTTTAAATCGTGATCTTAAAGATAAGATAGCATCAAGTTGCGGAGTCGAGAGAAATTGCGTTATAGAAAGTCTTGATGCGCTTAGTATATATCAAGTGCCACTAGCGTTTTTAAAGCAAGACATTCTAACTCCTATTGCCGAACTTTTAGAGCTTGGAGATCTTAAAGTCAATATGGAGACTTGGGATAGCTTAGTAAAGCGAATAATAGCTCCTACCAAAGAGACTGCTATAGCCTTTGTAGGTAAATACGTAGATCTTAAAGAGAGTTATAAGAGTCTTACCGAGAGCATTATCCATGCGGGTGCGAATTTAGACACTAGAGTAAATTTAAAATGGATAGATAGCGAAAAAATAGAGTCTGAAAATGTCGATGAGCTATTAAGGGATGTCGATGGAGTATTGGTTGCCGGAGGATTTGGTGAACGCGGTATAAGCGGCAAGATAGAGGCTATTAAATTTGCTCGTGAACATAAAATTCCATACCTTGGAATTTGCCTTGGCATGCAGCTTGCAATGATAGAATTTGCTAAAAACGTGCTTCATTTAGAAGATGCAAATTCGGTCGAATTTAATCAAGAGTGTACAAATCCTATAATCTACCTTATCGATAGCTTTATCGATGCAAATGGAGAAAAGCAGATTAGGACCTATCAGACCCCAATAGGCGGCACTATGAGGCTTGGGGCTTATACTTGCGATATTAAGCCAAATTCGCTTTTGAGTAAAATTTATTCAGGCTCAAAACAAGTAAAAGAGCGTCATCGACATCGCTACGAGGCAAATCCTAAATATAGGGCGGAGTTTGAAGGTGCTGGAATGATAGTAAGTGGTGAGAGCGAGGGGCTAATAGAGGCTATAGAACTAAACTCGCATCCATGGTTTTTAGGCGTACAGTTTCACCCGGAGTTTACATCTCGCCTTGTAAAACCAAATCCCGTGATTTTAAGTTTTATTGATGCGTCAATAAAAAATCATGTTGAGTAA
- the recJ gene encoding single-stranded-DNA-specific exonuclease RecJ — translation MLSKSDIRELLNQRFSKDLHKRLSEIPMPCMLKDIYKGANRIKEAIENREKIVIVGDYDVDGVVSSVIMAEFFDDLGVSDYFVRIPNRFSDGYGLNGQIVEELKDVNLIITVDNGISANEAAEICKKRGIDLIITDHHMPPEVLPEAYAIINPKQKDCAFPNIEICGAQVAWYMVGALKDVLKIEYDMAKFLDLLAIAIIADMMELRDMNRMLVRLGVNKLNSSDRAAFTAIKQFYGKEKFECDDISFLIAPLINASGRMDDAINSFNFLHTKNIDKANDYLDMIVEFNNSRKEEERTLYESSLKDVSHEDRIIVTWGKDWHEGVIGIVASRLAKHFKRPAIVFSIDENRAKGSARSVGKLDILSLIAQHENLLDGYGGHKGAAGIVIDPNNLEAFKMAINQTCFLMDIHEFINSDELLGEIDANEIDFELLEILEYFEPYGQKNPRPLFRLNGVSVKNHKLIGREQNHLKLILQKDNKCLEALFFNFTRHPHIGDSIDIVVSISKNSFRGLVTPQLLVKEIV, via the coding sequence ATGTTGAGTAAGAGTGATATTAGGGAGTTACTGAATCAAAGATTTAGCAAGGATTTGCACAAAAGGCTTTCAGAAATTCCCATGCCCTGCATGCTTAAAGATATTTACAAGGGTGCAAATCGCATAAAAGAGGCGATTGAAAATAGAGAGAAAATTGTCATAGTGGGTGACTATGATGTGGATGGTGTAGTTTCTAGTGTAATAATGGCCGAGTTTTTCGATGATTTAGGAGTAAGCGATTATTTTGTGCGTATTCCAAATCGATTTAGCGACGGATATGGATTAAACGGTCAAATTGTCGAAGAACTAAAAGACGTAAATCTTATTATTACAGTAGATAACGGAATATCGGCAAATGAAGCTGCTGAAATTTGTAAAAAACGTGGAATCGATCTTATTATAACAGATCATCATATGCCGCCTGAGGTTTTACCTGAGGCTTATGCGATAATTAATCCAAAGCAGAAGGATTGCGCCTTTCCTAATATAGAAATTTGCGGTGCGCAAGTGGCTTGGTATATGGTAGGTGCGCTAAAAGATGTGTTAAAAATAGAGTATGATATGGCCAAATTTTTAGATCTTTTAGCTATCGCGATAATTGCCGATATGATGGAGCTTAGGGATATGAACCGTATGCTTGTGCGTCTTGGAGTTAATAAATTAAATAGCTCGGATCGTGCCGCATTTACCGCTATTAAGCAATTTTACGGGAAAGAGAAATTTGAGTGCGATGATATAAGTTTTTTAATAGCTCCGCTTATAAATGCATCAGGTAGAATGGATGATGCGATAAATTCTTTTAATTTTTTGCATACAAAAAACATAGATAAGGCAAATGATTATCTTGACATGATAGTTGAATTTAATAATTCTAGAAAAGAGGAGGAGCGCACACTCTATGAGAGTTCTTTAAAGGATGTTAGCCATGAGGATCGCATCATAGTAACATGGGGTAAGGATTGGCATGAGGGTGTTATAGGTATCGTCGCAAGTCGTCTTGCTAAGCACTTTAAAAGACCCGCTATAGTATTTAGTATAGATGAAAATCGTGCAAAGGGTAGCGCAAGAAGTGTCGGAAAGCTCGATATTTTATCTTTAATAGCTCAGCACGAGAACTTGCTTGACGGATATGGCGGTCACAAAGGCGCAGCAGGTATCGTTATAGATCCAAATAATCTAGAGGCTTTTAAAATGGCTATAAACCAAACTTGTTTTTTGATGGATATACATGAATTTATAAATTCCGATGAGCTTTTAGGAGAGATAGATGCAAACGAGATTGATTTCGAGCTGCTTGAAATTTTAGAGTATTTTGAGCCTTACGGACAAAAAAATCCTCGTCCTTTATTTAGATTAAATGGAGTCTCGGTAAAAAATCATAAACTAATAGGCAGAGAACAAAATCACTTAAAACTTATATTACAAAAGGATAACAAATGCCTTGAGGCGTTGTTTTTTAACTTTACAAGACATCCTCATATAGGTGATAGTATCGATATAGTGGTATCTATATCTAAAAATTCCTTTAGAGGGCTTGTGACACCTCAGCTTTTGGTAAAAGAGATTGTTTAG
- a CDS encoding LLM class flavin-dependent oxidoreductase — protein MKWGIFCLFENFEKNYQKAISEQINLVKHAEKIGLDEAWFAEHHFNDFSLCPSPSLLLANAIAQTTKIRLGMAGFLAPFYNTIRLSEEVATLDILSNGRINLGLAKGAFAPDSKHFKTTTENLRPKLIECAEAINLLLNSKGPVSFNGDFISFSEVDIEPKPLQNHIPTYIATFASKETIDFAAHRGWGLLLSQGVDLDECQSVVNRYKEIAGFDPEVVLLRTFFTADSDEEANERAIPAIDHFVKSMRAASSCNKSPNFDRSKYEDIIKERDYFFDGEKFFKNGIIGDPQTCIKKSLEIKKIIKNVHIALKPLGVSEAENIRQLDEFVNKIRAQVDNENI, from the coding sequence ATGAAATGGGGAATATTTTGTCTATTTGAAAATTTTGAAAAAAACTATCAAAAGGCAATTTCAGAGCAGATAAATTTAGTCAAACATGCTGAAAAAATAGGTCTGGACGAGGCTTGGTTCGCAGAGCATCATTTTAACGACTTTAGTCTATGCCCTTCACCATCGCTGCTACTTGCTAACGCTATTGCTCAGACAACAAAAATTCGCCTAGGTATGGCTGGTTTTTTGGCGCCTTTTTATAACACCATAAGGCTTAGCGAGGAGGTGGCGACGTTAGATATTTTAAGCAATGGCCGGATAAACTTAGGTCTTGCCAAGGGGGCTTTCGCGCCTGACTCTAAGCATTTTAAAACAACTACTGAAAATTTGAGACCAAAACTAATAGAGTGTGCCGAGGCTATAAATTTACTTCTAAATTCAAAAGGACCCGTTAGTTTCAATGGTGATTTCATAAGTTTTTCAGAGGTGGATATAGAACCAAAACCATTGCAAAATCATATTCCAACCTATATAGCGACTTTCGCTTCAAAGGAAACGATTGATTTTGCAGCTCATAGAGGATGGGGACTGCTACTGTCTCAAGGAGTAGATCTTGATGAGTGCCAAAGCGTAGTGAATAGATATAAAGAAATTGCCGGATTTGATCCTGAAGTTGTTTTACTAAGAACATTTTTTACCGCAGATAGCGATGAAGAAGCGAACGAAAGAGCTATTCCGGCGATAGATCACTTTGTAAAATCTATGCGCGCGGCATCTTCTTGTAATAAATCTCCAAATTTCGATAGGTCAAAATACGAAGATATTATTAAAGAGAGAGATTATTTCTTTGACGGAGAAAAATTCTTTAAAAACGGAATAATAGGAGATCCGCAAACCTGCATAAAAAAATCTCTTGAGATTAAAAAAATAATAAAAAATGTCCATATAGCACTTAAGCCACTAGGAGTAAGCGAGGCCGAAAATATAAGACAACTGGATGAATTTGTAAATAAAATACGCGCTCAAGTAGATAACGAAAATATATAA
- a CDS encoding protein-L-isoaspartate(D-aspartate) O-methyltransferase: protein MTPLEKSKCINMADEIADNVNLSPKLYKAFCETPREIFAPVRTHAYKLDAQPISGNQWISSPLTVAKMTLALEAENADNVLEVGCGSGYQAAILAHLAHRVFSIERIEKLALEAKARFEKIKIRNIHVRYDDGNNGWKSYAPYDRIMLSAATEEVPQNLFNQLKNRGILVAPVKKNGKQYIVKFQKDINGNIQESVFDECLFVPLLSGRE from the coding sequence ATGACACCTTTAGAAAAATCAAAATGTATCAATATGGCAGATGAAATTGCCGATAATGTCAATCTTTCCCCAAAGCTATACAAGGCCTTTTGCGAAACTCCGCGAGAGATATTTGCTCCCGTTAGAACGCACGCATACAAGCTTGACGCACAACCAATAAGCGGTAATCAATGGATAAGCTCCCCTCTTACTGTAGCCAAAATGACTCTAGCGCTTGAAGCAGAAAACGCCGATAATGTCCTAGAAGTAGGTTGCGGAAGCGGATATCAAGCAGCCATATTGGCTCATCTTGCCCATAGGGTTTTTAGCATAGAACGAATAGAAAAGCTTGCGTTAGAGGCAAAGGCACGCTTTGAAAAGATTAAAATTAGAAATATTCATGTTAGATATGATGATGGAAATAACGGCTGGAAAAGCTATGCGCCATATGATAGGATAATGCTCTCAGCCGCAACCGAGGAGGTGCCACAAAATTTATTTAATCAGCTAAAAAACAGAGGTATTTTGGTAGCTCCGGTAAAGAAAAACGGCAAACAGTATATAGTAAAATTTCAAAAAGATATAAACGGAAATATCCAAGAGAGCGTATTTGACGAGTGTCTATTTGTTCCGCTTTTAAGCGGTAGGGAGTAA